A region of Diceros bicornis minor isolate mBicDic1 chromosome 31, mDicBic1.mat.cur, whole genome shotgun sequence DNA encodes the following proteins:
- the LOC131394655 gene encoding interferon-induced transmembrane protein 3-like yields the protein MNRTFQTFISGTRTGVPPTYEMLKEEHGVSVLGEPQSSAPLTTTVINIPTEISVPDHVVWSLFNTIFMNWCCLGFVAYAYSVKSRDRKMVGDMTGAQSYASTAKCLNIWALVLGIILNIGFIVGVVCMIIFLQV from the exons ATGAACCGCACTTTCCAGACTTTCATCAGTGGCACCCGCACCGGTGTCCCCCCGACCTATGAAATGCTCAAGGAGGAGCATGGGGTGTCCGTGCTGGGGGAGCCCCAGAGCTCAGCTCCCCTGACGACCACTGTGATCAACATCCCCACCGAGATCTCTGTGCCCGACCACGTCGTCTGGTCCCTGTTCAACACCATCTTCATGAACTGGTGCTGCCTGGGCTTCGTGGCATATGCCTACTCCGTGAAG TCTAGGGACCGGAAGATGGTGGGCGACATGACTGGGGCCCAGAGCTATGCGTCCACTGCCAAGTGCCTGAACATCTGGGCCCTAGTCTTGGGCATCATTCTGAACATTGGCTTCATCGTGGGAGTTGTCTGCATGATAATTTTCCTACAAGTTTAA